ATGGCTATGACACCGCGGACACCCTGTCAGGCTTCGGGGGGAACGACACGCTGATGGGTTGGGGAGGCGACGACAGACTCGACGGGGGCACCGGCTCCGATGTCATGCAGGGTGGGCTGGGGAATGACACCTACGTCGTCGACAATGCCGGGGACGTCGTCTCGGAGGCGGCCAACGCAGGTGTCGACAGCGTGCTGAGCTCGATCAGCTACACCCTCGGGAGCAATCTGGAGAACCTCACGCTGACCGGAGCTGCGGCGCTCAACGCCACGGGGAATGGGCTGGCCAACACACTGGCCGGGAACAGCGCGGCGAACATCCTTGACGGCGGGGCGGATGCCGACACGATGAAGGGCGGGGCGGGTGACGACAGCTACGTAGTGGACTCGTCTGCTGACAAGGTGACCGAGGCGACGAGCCAGGGAACCGACACGGTGCTGAGCTCGGTGAGCTATACCCTCGGGGCAAACGTGGAGAACCTGACGCTCACGGGCAGCGCGGCGATCAATGCGACCGGCAACACTCAGAACAACGTGCTCGTCGGCAACAGTGCGCCAAATGTGCTGTCTGGCGGAGCCGGCTTCGATACGCTCCGTGGCGGCGCCGGGGACGACACGTACATCATGGATCAGACGAACGATGTCGTCGTGGAACGCGCGGGTGAGGGGACGGATACGATCAAGAGCTCGACCTCCTCGAATACCCTCGCCGCCAACGTCGAGAACCTTGTCCTGACTGCCTCCGTGAGCGCGAAACTCACGGGCAATGGGCTCGACAATTCGATCACGGGCAATGCTGCGACCGACTGGATCTCGGGTGGCGGCGGGAATGACCGGCTGATGGGCGGCGGCGGCGGTGACAGCTACCTGTACGAGCGGGGCGACGGCACGGATCGGATCATGGAGAACGATCCCACCCCAGGGATCACGGACTCAGTGCGGTTTGGCACGGCGACAGGTATTCGGCCCATCGATATGGTGCTGAGCCGTAGCGCCAATGACTTGCGCGTGGCCATCGGTAGTACGAGTGACGGCGTCATTGTCCAAGACTGGTATCGCGGGTCGGCATTTCAGGTCGAGAATCTGTGCTCAAGCGATGGTCGTGTCCTGATGGCGAACCGGGTGGATCAGCTGATCCAGGCGATGGCCGCGTACACGGCAACGACCGGTCTGAGCTGGGCGGCCGCCGCAGTGGAGCGCCCAGCTGAGGTCGAGGCGATTCTCGCCGCGCACTGGCAGCCAGTGTCGGCCGGCACCTAGTCGCCCCGCGCTGCGTGCCGAGAACATGGGCATGGCATCGGCCCAACGCCCGAGGTCCGACTTGAGCCCGGGGTTCCTCGCGCTGTGCATCATCGCGCGATATCACGGGCTACCGGCCGATCCTGCGGATCTGGACCGGCGATACGGTGGCGCGGATGCCGCCGTATCGCCGGCCTCGATGCGCCAGGCGGCGCGACAGCTCGGGCTCAAGGCCCGCGAGGTGTCGCGCGCGTGGCGCCGCCTCAGTCAGATCCCGCTTCCCGCGCTGCTCGTGAATCGCGACGGGGCCTACCTCATTCTCATCCGGGCCGACGGGGCGCGCGCACTCATACAGGAGCCCGGTGCGATGGGGGTGCGCATCGTCACGCGGTCCGATCTCGAGGTCCGCTGGGGCGGTCGTGTCGTGCTGCTCGCACCGCGCCGGCCTGCCGAATCCGCGCACGTGAGATTCGGCTTCCGGTGGTTCCTTCCCTTCATCATCCGATATCGGGCTCAGCTCGCTCACGTGCTGGTGGCCTCGCTGATCCTTCAGGTCTTCGCTCTCCTCACGCCGCTTTCCACCCAGGTCGTTATCGACAAGGTCCTGGTGCATCGCGGTTTCGGGACCCTCGACGTGGTGGTGGTCGGTCTCCTGATAATGATCGTGTTCGAAGGGGTACTCGGGGGGCTGCGGACGTACCTGTTCGCCCACACGGCGAATCGGATCGACATCGAGCTGGGGATGCGCGTGTTCAGGCATGCCATCGCCCTTCCGCTCAGCTATTTCGAGGCACGGCGAACCGGCGACACCGTCGCTCGGATTCGCGAACTGGAGGCGGTGCGGCAGTTCCTCACGGGCCCTCCGCTGACAGCGATCGTGGACGCGCTCATGACGGTCGTCTTCTTCGGGGTCATGGCCCTGTACAGCGTTCCGCTCACTCTCATCGTCCTCGCCGCCCTCCCGCTGTATGCCGCGCTGTCCCTGTTCATCACGCCGCTTCTGTATCGGGCCCTGGATGAGCGCGCACGGCGCGGCGCGGAGGCTCACGCCTTCCTGGTGGAGATGGTGCGCGGGGTCGAGACGGTCAAGGCGACGGCCGTCGAGCCGCTGCTCGAGCGTCGCTGGGATGAGCGGCTCGCGGCGCTGGTGCGGTGTGGGTTCAAGGTGGGCCAGCTCGCACAGATCGCGGGGCAACTCGCCTCCGGCCTTGGCAAGCTCGTCGCCCTTGCCATCCTCTGGGTCGGCGCGAAGGCAGTCATGGCCGGAGACCTCACGGTCGGGGAGCTGATCGCATTCAACATGCTGGCCGGGCGCGTGACCGCACCGGTGCAGCGCTTGTTTCAGCTCTGGCAGGACTTCCAGCATGCGTCCGTGGCCGTCGCCCGGCTGGCGGATCTCCTCGAGGCTCCTACGGAAGCGCCCGCGCTGCCGCCTGCTGCGCCCGCCTCCGGAATGAAGGGGCGCATCGAGTTCGAGTCGGTGGGCTTCGCCTACCGTCCGGGTGGTGCCGAGGTCCTTCGCGAGATCTCCTTTTCGGTCGCGCCCGGAGAGGTCATCGGAATCGTGGGACCGTCGGGGTCGGGCAAGAGTACGCTCGCCAAGCTGCTCGCGCGGCTATATCTCCCGCAGCGGGGACGCGTGCTCGTCGATGGCGCCGACATCGGCATGATCGACCCTGGATGGCTTCGTCGGCACATCGCCATCGTGCCCCAGGAGACCGTCCTCTTCAGCGGCTCCATCCGCGAGAACATCGCCTGGGCCGATCCCGGGTTGCCGATCGATGCGGTGATGGCGGCCGCGCGTCTGGCCGGCGCGCATGAGTTCATCAGCACGCTGCGGGGGGGCTACGAGGCGCCGGTGGGTGAGCACGGAGTATTTCTCTCGGGCGGTCAGCGCCAGCGCATCGGTCTCGCCCGGGCGCTGGTCAGGCGTCCTGCGGTACTGATCCTCGATGAAGCCACCAGCGCGCTCGACTACGAATCGGAGCGGCTGATCGACCAGAATCTGGCGGCCATTTGCTCGGGCCGGACGGTCATCATCATCACGCATCGCCTCACGCTCGTCCGGCGCGCCGATCGGATCATGGCCATCGAGGCGGGACGCATCCTGGAGCAGGGCAAGCCGGCGGACCTGTTCGCCGGGGGCGGCTATCTGGCCCGCGTGGACCGCGAGCAACGGGGACTCGGGGCCATCGTGCCGTTGCGGTCCGGCTCGCAGCCCGGTTGACCCCGAATGTCCCGCCGAGTGGATCTCGAGTTCCTGCCGCCCGGCGTGGGCGAGCGAGACACGCCCCCATCCCGCCCGGCCGTCATCCTGGCCCTGTCCATCGCGCTGGTCTTTATGATCGGCATGGCCTGGGCCTATGTGGGCACGCTCGATGTCGTTGCGGTGGCACGCGGTCGGATCGTGCCTCACGAGCGGGTGCAGGTGGTGCAAGCCGCCGAGCCGGGCATCGTCCGGTCGCTTGTTGCGCGCGACGACTCAATGGTCCGGAAGGGCCAAGTCCTCCTGGAGCTCGACCCGACCGTGAGCGATGCCGACGAGTCGCGGCTGACGCAAGAGCTAGCCGAGGCCAACGTGCACGTGGCGCGGCTGGAAGCGTTGATCACCGATGCGCCTCGGATGACGAATCCAGGGGGGGCCAGTGCAGAGGACGTCGGCCTCCAGCAACAGCTTCTCGACGATCAGCGGGCCGAATATCGGCGCCGGCTGGAGGCCGCGGCACTGAACATTCAACAGCGATCGGCGGCGGTGGCGGTCGCCGAGACCAACGTGGCGCGGCTCGAGAGTGTCGTGGCGATTCAGACCCAGCGTGCCGAGGCTTTCCGCACACTGCTCGAGGGGCAGTTCATCGCGACCCTGCAGTTCCTGGAGGTGGAGGAGCGCCGGATCGACAAGGTTCAAGAGCTTGTGATGGAACGAAGGCGACTCGAGCAGGAGGAAGCCGCGCTCGCCGAGGCTGAAGCGCATTACGACGTGGTCGAATCCGAGTTTCGGAGCGCGCGATTGTCCGAGCTCGCGGGCTGGCAAAGTCGCGCTGCATCACTCACGCAGGAGGTGGTGAAAGCGATCCGACGGCGCGCCGTCCAAAGGATACTCGCGCCTGCCGACGGCATCGTCCAGCAGAGCGTGATTCATACGGTCGGCGCGGTGGTCGCGGCCGGGCAGCAACTCCTGGTCGTGGTGCCGATCGGCGGCAAGCTCGAGGGCGAGGTCTGGATCGAGAACAAAGACGTGGGTTTCGTCCAAGCGGGTCAGACGGCCGAGCTAAAGGTGGAAAGTTTCCCCTTCACGCGCTATGGAACGATTCCTGGTACGGTCCTGTCCGTCTCGCCTGACGCCATCACCAAGGAGAACGTAGGCCTGTTGTACGCGGCACGCATCGAGATCCTGCGCGACACAGTGACTGTGGATGGGGGACCCATCCGGCTCGTTCCGGGGATGGCCATCGCCGCCGAGATCCAGCTCGGCCGTCGCCGCGTCGTCGAGTTCTTCCTGAGCCCGTTGCTCAAGCGCACCTACGAGGCGCTGCGTGAGCGATAGGACCGGAGACGAGCCTACGGCGCCCCATTGAACAGCGACTGCACCGACTGCACCCGGCCCCGGTAGCTGACGCCCGGGGTGTTCGGGTGCACCTCGAAATAGGCGCGCCCCGCGCTCATGTCCTGATCCACGTAGACGAGCTGCTGGCCGACCGGCCGGCCCGCGGCGTCCAGGCTCTCGAGGAGCACGCGCGGGCGGCCGCCGCGCCCGTAGACGTAGCCCGACACCATGGCGCGGCCCTGGGTGTCCGTTCCGGGCGTGGTCTCGACGAGGTAGCCGCTGCTGCCGTCGCGGGTGGTGGGGCCGGTGGCGGTGAAGCCGCCGCCAACTGTGCCGCAGCCGGCGAGGAGGAGCGCGGCGAGGCCGGCGCGGAGCGCGCGCCGGGCCCGCCCGCTACATGCCGCTGCCACCACCGGCCTTGATCCAGTCCGCCGAGTAGACGGAGACACGGTAGGACGCACCCGGCGTCTTCGGGCGCACCTCGAAGTAGTTGCGCGCGCCCAGCACGATGTCTTCGTCGACGTATGCGATCTGGCTCGCCACGGGCTGGCCGCTGGGATCGAGCGTCTCTACCAGGAGGCGCACGCGTGCGGCGCCCTGGCCGGTGGCATTGAGATAGGCGTAGCCCGAGACGACGGGTCGTCCGCGCCGGTCCGTGCCGGGGGCGTACTCCAGGCGGAAGAAGCGGTCGGCATTCTGGGCGGTGACGGCCTGGGCGTGGGCCGGGGGCGAGGGCGCGGCGATCGATCCCGTCGCCAGGAGCGCGGCGGTGGATGCGAGCGCGAGCAGGACGCGGCGGCTCGAGTTGGTGACAGCCATCGGGCCTCCTCCTTGGGCTGCGGGACGCACGCGGCGGGTCATGAGGCTAGAAGCCGCCGCCGGTCCGGAGCCAGTCGCCGGAGTAGATGGAGACGCGGTAGTTGGCGCCGGGGGTCTTGGGCCGCGCCTCGAAGTAGGTGCGGCCGCTGACCTGGATGTCGGTGTCGACGTAGGCGATGTCGCGGGCCACGACCTGGCCGGAGGCGTCGAGCGTCTCCACGAGGAGGCGCACGCGGGCGGCGCCCTGCCCGGTGGAGTTCAGATAGATGTAGCCGGAGAGCGTCGGCCGCCCCTTGCGGTCCGTGCCGGCCGCATACTCGATGCGGAAGTAACGGGGCGCGGTCTCCGGCGTGATGCTCTGGGCGCGCGCCGGGCGGGCCCAGCCGACCACGGGCAGGAAGGCGGCGGTGCGCAGAAAGGCGCGGCGGCTCATAGACCCCCCTGTTTGGTCCAGTCGGCGGAGTAGACGCTGACGCGGTAGGCGGAGGCCGGAGTGTGCGGGCGCATCTCGAAGTAGGTGCGGCTGTAGAGGAGCACGTCGTTGTCCACGTAGGCGATCTCACTGGCCACCGGCTGGCCCGCGGCATCGAGGCTCTCCACGAGCAGGCGCACGCGCGCGCTGCCTTGCCCCTTGGTGTGGAGATAGACGTAGCCCCACACGACGGGGCGGCCCTTGCGATCCGTGCCCGGTTGGGCCTCGACGCGGAAGTAGCGGGGGGCGGTCTGCGCGGTCACGCTCTGGGCCGCGACCACGCCCGGCCGGCCCGCCGAGAGGAGCGCGGCGCCGAGCGGGACAGTCCAGGCCAGGAAGGCGCGACGGGTCGGGCGCATGAGGGCCGGGGAGTGAGCGGTCAGACGCCGCCGACGTTGCGGGTCCAGTCGCCGGAATGAATGCTGACGCGGTAGCTGGCGCCAGGAGTCTTGGGCCGCGCCTCGAAGTAGGCGCGGTTGAAGATGGGCACCACGTCGTCGACGTAGACGATCTGCGAGGCGATGGGCTGACCGCTGGCGTTGAGCGACTCGATCAGCAGACGCACGCTCGCATTGCTCTGGCCGCGCACGTTGTAGATGTAGCCGGACACGGTGTCCCGGCCCTTCTTGTCCTTGCCCGCCTCGGACTCGATGCGGAAGTACTGCTGCCAGTTGGCAGGATGGATGCTCTGCGCGCCCGCCGGGCGGGCGAGGCCCGGCAGGAGCGGAGCCACTGCGAGCGCGAGCAGCGTGCGGCGCTTCACTTGTTGAACTTCATGAAGTCGCCGCGAGTCTCGCCCACCCAGTCGTACCAGAGGATGTAGGCCTTGGCGGTGACGGCGCCTGGGATGACGACCGGCGCCTCGAAGTAGGCCCGGTTGCGCACCGGGACCACCGTGTCCACCTTGACCGGCTGGTAGCCCAGCACGTTGCCCTGGGCGTCAAAGCCTTCGACCTCGAGCCCGACCCGGGCGTTCTGGTACGAGAGGCTGTTGACATAGCCCCAGATCCCGAGCTGGCCGTTCTTCATGCGGAACGGCTGGGAATCGACCCTGAAGAACTGATCGGCGGGCCACCGGTCCTTGGGGGCGGCGCCGGCGGGCTCGAGCCCGACCCCTCCCAAGAGAAGCCCGGCAATCAGCAGGAAGCCGATCAGCGGCGTGTGACGCATGGTCAGGGCCCTCCTCATTCAATAAGACGCGGCAGGGGACACGCGCGTTCCCTTGGGAGGATCGTACCAAGAAGGGGCGGGGGGCCGGCGGCTTCGCCCCAGGGGACCTGCGGACTTAGCGGGCGGGGAAGGCCCCGTCGCGGGCGGCGCGGCTGGCCACTACGCGGTGCGCGATCTGGCGGCAGTGGCGGGTGACCTCCCGGAGGTCGTCCAGGATGGCCAGGTAGGCGCTGGACGCCCGGGGCTGGCACACCCCGTCGATCAGCCGCTCCTCGTGGGCCAGGGCGAAGCCGCTTGCCACCTCCTGGAAGCGCATGGACTCGAGCTCCACGTGCCGGGCGAGCACCCCATTGCCCGTGCGGGTGAGGTCGCGGGCGCATTCGAGCAGGCCGAGCGCGCGGTCGAAGAGCTCCCGCACCTCGCGCATGCCCCTTTCGGTGAAGGCCGC
This is a stretch of genomic DNA from Candidatus Methylomirabilota bacterium. It encodes these proteins:
- a CDS encoding type I secretion system permease/ATPase — encoded protein: MSPGFLALCIIARYHGLPADPADLDRRYGGADAAVSPASMRQAARQLGLKAREVSRAWRRLSQIPLPALLVNRDGAYLILIRADGARALIQEPGAMGVRIVTRSDLEVRWGGRVVLLAPRRPAESAHVRFGFRWFLPFIIRYRAQLAHVLVASLILQVFALLTPLSTQVVIDKVLVHRGFGTLDVVVVGLLIMIVFEGVLGGLRTYLFAHTANRIDIELGMRVFRHAIALPLSYFEARRTGDTVARIRELEAVRQFLTGPPLTAIVDALMTVVFFGVMALYSVPLTLIVLAALPLYAALSLFITPLLYRALDERARRGAEAHAFLVEMVRGVETVKATAVEPLLERRWDERLAALVRCGFKVGQLAQIAGQLASGLGKLVALAILWVGAKAVMAGDLTVGELIAFNMLAGRVTAPVQRLFQLWQDFQHASVAVARLADLLEAPTEAPALPPAAPASGMKGRIEFESVGFAYRPGGAEVLREISFSVAPGEVIGIVGPSGSGKSTLAKLLARLYLPQRGRVLVDGADIGMIDPGWLRRHIAIVPQETVLFSGSIRENIAWADPGLPIDAVMAAARLAGAHEFISTLRGGYEAPVGEHGVFLSGGQRQRIGLARALVRRPAVLILDEATSALDYESERLIDQNLAAICSGRTVIIITHRLTLVRRADRIMAIEAGRILEQGKPADLFAGGGYLARVDREQRGLGAIVPLRSGSQPG
- a CDS encoding HlyD family type I secretion periplasmic adaptor subunit, whose amino-acid sequence is MDLEFLPPGVGERDTPPSRPAVILALSIALVFMIGMAWAYVGTLDVVAVARGRIVPHERVQVVQAAEPGIVRSLVARDDSMVRKGQVLLELDPTVSDADESRLTQELAEANVHVARLEALITDAPRMTNPGGASAEDVGLQQQLLDDQRAEYRRRLEAAALNIQQRSAAVAVAETNVARLESVVAIQTQRAEAFRTLLEGQFIATLQFLEVEERRIDKVQELVMERRRLEQEEAALAEAEAHYDVVESEFRSARLSELAGWQSRAASLTQEVVKAIRRRAVQRILAPADGIVQQSVIHTVGAVVAAGQQLLVVVPIGGKLEGEVWIENKDVGFVQAGQTAELKVESFPFTRYGTIPGTVLSVSPDAITKENVGLLYAARIEILRDTVTVDGGPIRLVPGMAIAAEIQLGRRRVVEFFLSPLLKRTYEALRER